Proteins encoded in a region of the Pelmatolapia mariae isolate MD_Pm_ZW linkage group LG16_19, Pm_UMD_F_2, whole genome shotgun sequence genome:
- the LOC134645007 gene encoding nardilysin-like — protein sequence MPQTNKSRNAPAVDSPGSVQVGASAEATEPASREEIQAAGDSGRGGEAEDNVGDREIIKSPSDPKQYRYIVLENGLRALLISDYSGLTEDGESDEGEEEEEEEDDDESEDGSEDGSEEDDEDEGSDDEDDYNEGKKKKGNAEKQSAAALCVGVGSFSDPSDLPGLAHFLEHMVFMGSEKYPSENGFDAFLKKHGGSDNASTDCERTIFQFDIQRKNFKEALDRWAQFFICPLMIRDAIDREVEAVDSEYQLAKPSDSHRKEMLFGSLAKPGHPMGKFCWGNAETLKQEPKRMKINVYKRLRAFWKKYYSAHYMTLAVQSKEKLDTLEEWVREIFSKVPNNGLPKPDFSDMLDPFDTTAFSKLYRVVPVGKVHALNITWALPPQEKYYRVKPLHYISWLIGHEGTGSILSVLRKKCWAVALFGGNSETGFDQNTTYSIFSISITLTDEGFQNFYEVTHLVFQYLKMLQTLGPQQRIYEEIQRIEANEFHYQEQIDPIEYVEDICENMQLFPKEDFLTGDQLMFEFNPEVISAALSLLTPEKANLMLLSPEHEGQCPLREKWFGTQYNVEDIQQEWMEQWTGNLELNADLHLPAENKFIATDFTLKPSDCPDTEFPVRIADSDRGCLWYKKDNKFKIPRAYVRFHLISPVIQQSAKNVVLFDLLVNILGHNLAEPAYEAEVAQLEYKLVAGEHGLVIKVKGFNHKLPLLFHLIIDHLADFSASPDVFSMFAEQLKKTYFNILIKPEKLSKDVRLLILEHSRWSMVNKYQALTAGLTTEELTEFSRSFRAELFAEGLVQGNFSSAESVQFLQYVTDKLQFSKLTAEVPVMFRVVELPQKHHICKVKSLNKGDANSEVTVYYQSGPKALREHTLMELLVMHMEEPCFDFLRTKETLGYHVYPTCRNTSGVLGFSVTVETQATKFNTELVELKIEEFLASFGEKLNALTEEAFNTQVTALVKLKECEDTHLGEEVDRNWAEVVTQQYVFDRLNREIEALKQMTRDELVSWFKEHRGQSSRKLSVHVVGFGAEENDEEGSGEKQEEKGKDEDLRSSAYGEVSKLTFLPASPKVEGAIAIMDIPAFTEGLPLFPYHKILK from the exons ATGCCGCAAACAAACAAGTCAAGAAACGCCCCGGCGGTTGACTCTCCGGGCTCGGTCCAAGTGGGAGCTTCAGCAGAAGCTACAGAGCCGGCGTCCCGGGAGGAAATTCAGGCTGCCGGGGACTCGGGAAGAGGAGGGGAAGCTGAGGATAATGTCGGTGACAGAGAGATCATCAAATCACCCAGTGACCCCAAACAgtacag GTACATTGTGTTAGAAAACGGGCTGCGAGCTCTGCTCATCTCAGATTACAGTGGACTGACAGAAGATGGAGAGTCAGATGAAGgcgaagaagaagaggaggaggaggacgatgATGAATCTGAAGATGGATCAGAGGATGGGTCTGAGGAAGATGACGAAGATGAGGGCAGCGATGATGAAGATGATTACAATgaggggaaaaagaagaaaggaaatgCAGAGAAACAG TCTGCGGCAGCGTTGTGTGTTGGTGTGGGCAGCTTCAGTGACCCCAGCGATCTCCCCGGCCTAGCTCACTTTCTGGAACACA TGGTGTTCATGGGCAGTGAGAAGTATCCATCAGAAAACGGCTTTGATGCTTTCCTCAAGAAGCACGGTGGGAGCGACAATGCCTCCACGGACTGTGAGAGGACCATCTTCCAGTTTGACATTCAGAGGAAAAACTTCAAAGAGGCTCTTGACAG GTGGGCACAGTTCTTCATCTGCCCCCTGATGATTCGGGATGCCATTGACAGGGAAGTGGAGGCTGTTGACAGTG AGTACCAGCTGGCTAAGCCATCTGACTCCCACAGGAAGGAGATGCTATTTGGCAGTCTGGCCAAACCTGGACACCCTATGGGCAAGTTCTGCTGGG GGAATGCGGAGACACTGAAGCAGGAGCCCAAAAGAATGAAGATCAATGTGTATAAGCGGCTGCGTGCCTTCTGGAAGAAATACTACTCTGCCCACTACATGACTCTGGCTGTGCAGTCAAAAG agaagctggacactctggaGGAGTGGGTCAGAGAGATCTTCAGCAAGGTGCCTAACAA tGGTTTGCCCAAGCCAGATTTCTCTGATATGCTGGATCCTTTTGACACAACGGCTTTCAGCAAGCTCTACAGAG TTGTCCCCGTCGGGAAAGTTCACGCACTGAATATCACCTGGGCTCTTCCTCCTCAGGAGAAATACTACAG AGTGAAGCCTCTCCACTACATCTCTTGGCTGATTGGCCATGAAGGCACAGGAAGCATCCTCTCAGTGCTTAGGAAGAA GTGCTGGGCTGTGGCTTTGTTTGGAGGAAACAGTGAAACTGGCTTTGACCAAAACACCACCTACTCCATCTTTTCAATCTCCATCACCCTAACTGATGAGGGTTTCCAAAACTTCTACGAG GTGACTCACCTCGTGTTCCAGTACCTGAAGATGTTGCAGACACTTGGACCACAGCAAAG GATATATGAAGAGATTCAGAGGATTGAAGCAAATGAGTTTCACTATCAGGAGCAA ATTGATCCTATAGAGTATGTGGAGGACATTTGTGAAAACATGCAACTGTTCCCTAAAGAAGACTTCCTGACAGGagatcagttgatgtttgagtTCAATCCAGAA gtgatCAGTGCAGCTCTGTCTCTCCTCACCCCTGAGAAAGCCAACCTGATGCTGTTGTCACCAGAACATGAGGGCCAGTGTCCCCTCAGGGAGAAGTGGTTTGGCACACAATACAACgtggagg ATATCCAGCAAGAGTGGATGGAGCAATGGACAGGAAACCTGGAGCTTAACGCTGACCTCCACCTTCCTGCAGAGAATAAGTTCATTG CCACTGACTTCACCCTGAAGCCCTCTGACTGCCCAGACACCGAGTTCCCAGTCCGGATAGCCGACAGCGACAGGGGCTGCCTGTGGTACAAGAAAGATAACAAATTCAAAATCCCAAGAG CCTACGTCAGATTCCACTTAATCTCTCCAGTAATCCAGCAATCCGCTAAGAA TGTGGTCTTGTTTGACCTTCTGGTAAACATTCTGGGCCACAACCTGGCAGAGCCAGCCTATGAGGCTGAAGTGGCCCAGTTGGAGTATAAACTGGTTGCTGGTGAGCACGGACTGGTCATCAAAGTTAAAGGATTTAACCACAAGCTTCCT TTGCTGTTTCACCTGATCATTGACCACCTGGCAGATTTCTCGGCCTCCCCTGACGTCTTCAGCATGTTcgcagagcagctgaaaaaaaCCTACTTCAACATCCTCATTAAACCTGAGAAACTCAGCAA gGACGTGCGCTTGTTGATCTTGGAGCACTCTCGCTGGTCCATGGTGAACAAATATCAGGCTCTAACAGCTGGTTTGACCACTGAAGAGCTGACGGAGTTCAGCCGGAGCTTCAGAGCTGAGCTCTTTGCAGAGGGACTGGTGCAAGGGAACTTTAGCAGTGCA GAGTCTGTGCAGTTTCTGCAATATGTCACAGA TAAGTTGCAGTTCTCCAAGCTGACAGCGGAGGTACCGGTGATGTTCAGAGTGGTCGAGCTTCCACAGAAGCACCACATCTGTAAGGTCAAATCACTGAATAAAGGAGACGCCAACTCGGAAGTCACTGTTTACTACCag TCTGGCCCCAAGGCTTTAAGGGAGCACACGCTGATGGAGCTGTTGGTG ATGCACATGGAGGAACCCTGCTTTGATTTCCTCAGGACCAAAGAGACTCTGGG ATACCATGTCTACCCCACCTGCAGAAACACCTCAGGCGTTCTAGGTTTCTCTGTCACAGTGGAGACACAGGCCACGAAGTTCAA CACCGAGCTGGTGGAGTTAAAGATTGAAGAGTTCTTGGCTTCATTCGGAGAGAAGCTCAATGCACTGACTGAGGAGGCCTTTAATACTCAG GTGACTGCTTTAGTGAAGCTCAAAGAGTGCGAGGACACACATCTTGGTGAGGAGGTGGACAGGAACTGGGCGGAGGTGGTTACGCAGCAGTATGTGTTCGATAGGCTCAATAGAGAG ATCGAGGCTCTGAAACAGATGACGAGAGATGAACTCGTCTCTTGGTTCAAAGAACATCGTGGACAGAGCAGCAGGAAGCTCAGTGTGCAT GTGGTGGGATTTGGTGCTGAAGAGAATGATGAGGAGGGCAGTGGTGAAAAGCAGGAAGAAAAAGGCAAAGATGAGGATTTAAGGAGCTCAGCCTACGGTGAAGTGTCTAAGCTTACTTTCCTTCCCGCCTCTCCCAAAGTGGAAGGTGCCATAGCCATCATGGACATTCCTGCTTTCACTGAAGGCCTGCCCCTCTTTCCCTACCACAAGATTCTTAAATAA